A single Populus nigra chromosome 13, ddPopNigr1.1, whole genome shotgun sequence DNA region contains:
- the LOC133671586 gene encoding COP9 signalosome complex subunit 3-like: MATAESLVAQIQGLSSNAVDLGLLSIHLKKADEVLHNESTRLLAFLEQLDPTLHSLGYLYFLEACTSGPVTNEQARRLVLILSRFLTCCVADQIRLASEKFIAVSKRFKDQVLMLEVPMRGVAPLLEAVKKLRSSSEHLTALHPDFLQLCLLAKCYKTGLSILEDDIFEVDQPRDFFLYCYYGGMICIGQKHFQKALELLHNVVTAPMSSINAIAVEAFKKYILVSLIQNRQFSTSLPKYTSSAAQRNLKTLCQPYMELASSYSSGKVSELETYIQTNREKFESDNNLGLVKQVVSSMYKRNIQRLTQTYLTLSLQDIAKIVQLSSPKEAEMHVLQMIQDGEIYATINQKDGMVRFLEDPEQYKNCEMIEHIDSSIQRIMTLSKKLTAVDELLSCDPLYLAKAGRERQRFDFDDFDPVPQKFNI, encoded by the exons ATGGCGACGGCAGAATCGTTGGTGGCGCAAATCCAAGGGCTATCTAGCAACGCGGTGGATTTAGGTTTGTTATCGATTCACTTGAAGAAAGCAGATGAAGTGCTACACAATGAGTCGACTCGGCTTTTGGCTTTTCTTGAACAGCTCGACCCGACTCTTCACTCACTCggttatctttatttttt AGAGGCATGCACTTCTGGGCCGGTTACCAATGAGCAAGCGAGAAGACTGGTTTTGATCCTTTCCAGGTTTCTCACTTGTTGTGTTGCAGACCAGATTCGTTTGGCGTCGgaaaagt TCATAGCTGTTAGTAAGAGATTCAAAGACCAAGTTTTGATGCTTGAAGTACCAATGCGTGGTGTGGCCCCTTTGCTGGAAGCTGTGAAAAAACTACGCTCTTCCTCTGAACATTTGACTGCTTTGCATCCGGATTTTCTTCAACTTTGTTTGTTGGCTAAGTGCTATAAAACTGGTCTTTCCATTCtggaggatgatatttttgAGGTTGATCAGCCACGGgacttttttctctattgttaTTATGG GGGGATGATATGTATTGGACAAAAGCATTTTCAGAAAGCACTGGAGCTTCTTCACAAT GTCGTGACGGCTCCTATGTCTTCTATAAATGCTATAGCTGTTGAAGCattcaaaaaatacatattgGTTTCTCTCATTCAAAATAGACAG TTCTCAACCAGCCTCCCTAAATACACTTCTTCAGCAGCTCAGAGAAATTTAAAGACCTTGTGTCAG CCCTATATGGAATTAGCAAGTAGTTATAGCAGCGGAAAAGTTTCAGAATTAGAGACATACATTCAGACAAACAGGGAGAAGTTTGAAAGT GACAATAATCTTGGACTGGTGAAGCAAGTCGTATCATCCATGTATAAGAGAAACATTCAGAGATTGACCCAAACGTATTTGACTCTTTCCCTCCAAGACATAGCCAAAATTGTGCAACTTAGTAGTCCTAAAGAGGCAGAGATGCATGTGCTTCAAATG ATCCAAGATGGTGAGATATATGCAACAATCAACCAGAAAGATGGTATGGTTAGATTCTTAGAGGATCCAGAACAATATAAAAACTGTGAGATGATTGAGCATATCGATTCATCAATTCAGAG GATAATGACATTGTCAAAGAAGCTGACTGCAGTGGATGAACTCTTATCATGTGATCCTTTGTACTTGGCAAAG GCTGGAAGAGAGCGTCAGAGATTTGACTTTGATGATTTTGACCCTGTTCCTCAGAAATTCAACATTTAA